Proteins encoded together in one Chitinophaga sp. LS1 window:
- a CDS encoding RagB/SusD family nutrient uptake outer membrane protein, whose protein sequence is MRKIQYFLYLLAIGFVSCKKNYLDIVPTDRVSDVAVLSDSLLFEDYVINRYMGVKLQDKEAEGTPPGFGRGFEYAMWCSLSDESIYNNDDNTWLVQQGLLAPENTGITGTLWARSYRSIREVNYALNNIAVVPMSEGLRNKLRGELHFIRGFRYQDLIRNYGGVVMVGDSVYNLEDNLADPALYTRASLQTSMDYAIKEMDSAAYYLPSANDDSWELGRATKGAALALKSRLTLYAASPLYNAGTWADAAAAAKAVMDLGQYSIDADYGGLFKNSASKEIIFERLYVIGARHTCLEIANGPNGYGGWAGNTPLQNIVDAYEMNNGLPITDASSGYDASNPYANRDARFYASILYNGATYRNSTIETFTPGGKDSQDGNSNWNTSKTGYYLKKFMDDTNPIDNPWNVAGLQPWIYFRYAEILLNYAEAQNEAAGPDASVYAAVNQVRQRSSVNQPALTTGLTQDEMRTAIQRERQVELAFEEHRFYDVRRWKIASTTENVPAYGMTITKSNGVYTYTRKTALAGRLFADKNYWLPIPRSEILASNGQLTQNTGY, encoded by the coding sequence ATGAGAAAGATTCAATATTTTTTATACCTTCTGGCAATAGGATTTGTGTCCTGCAAGAAGAATTACCTGGATATCGTGCCTACGGACCGTGTGTCTGACGTGGCAGTGTTGTCCGACTCGCTTTTGTTTGAAGACTATGTGATTAACCGATACATGGGTGTAAAGCTCCAGGATAAAGAAGCGGAGGGTACGCCTCCGGGTTTTGGAAGAGGATTTGAATACGCGATGTGGTGCTCACTATCAGATGAATCTATTTATAATAATGATGATAATACCTGGTTGGTGCAACAGGGTTTGCTGGCACCAGAAAACACAGGTATTACCGGTACACTCTGGGCTAGAAGTTATCGTAGCATCAGGGAGGTAAACTATGCCCTGAACAACATCGCAGTAGTGCCAATGAGTGAGGGATTGCGGAATAAGCTGAGAGGTGAATTACACTTTATCCGTGGGTTCCGTTACCAGGATCTGATCCGCAACTATGGTGGTGTAGTGATGGTGGGTGATAGTGTGTATAACCTGGAGGATAATCTGGCAGATCCAGCTTTGTATACCCGTGCATCTTTGCAGACATCTATGGATTATGCGATAAAGGAAATGGATTCAGCAGCTTATTATTTACCATCAGCAAATGATGACTCATGGGAATTGGGTCGTGCTACCAAAGGTGCGGCACTGGCACTGAAATCAAGGCTGACACTGTATGCAGCGAGTCCGCTTTACAATGCAGGAACCTGGGCAGATGCAGCAGCCGCTGCAAAAGCGGTGATGGATCTGGGCCAGTATTCAATTGATGCAGACTATGGAGGATTGTTTAAGAACTCAGCGAGTAAAGAGATCATTTTCGAAAGACTATATGTAATTGGTGCAAGACATACCTGTTTAGAAATTGCCAACGGACCAAATGGTTATGGCGGATGGGCGGGTAATACACCATTGCAGAATATAGTAGATGCGTATGAAATGAATAATGGTCTTCCTATTACCGATGCGAGCTCCGGTTATGATGCATCAAACCCCTATGCTAACAGGGATGCGCGTTTCTATGCTTCTATTCTGTACAATGGTGCGACCTATAGAAACAGTACGATCGAAACATTCACACCAGGAGGTAAAGATAGTCAGGATGGTAATTCGAACTGGAATACATCCAAGACAGGTTATTACCTGAAGAAGTTCATGGACGATACGAATCCGATCGACAACCCATGGAATGTGGCAGGATTACAACCATGGATTTATTTCCGCTATGCAGAGATCCTGCTGAACTATGCAGAAGCACAGAATGAAGCAGCGGGACCAGATGCATCAGTATATGCAGCAGTGAACCAGGTTCGTCAGCGTAGCAGTGTCAATCAACCTGCATTGACGACAGGTTTGACACAGGATGAAATGAGAACGGCTATTCAGAGAGAAAGACAGGTAGAGCTGGCATTTGAAGAGCATCGTTTTTATGATGTGAGAAGATGGAAAATTGCATCTACGACTGAGAATGTGCCGGCATATGGTATGACGATCACGAAGTCAAACGGGGTATATACATATACCAGGAAGACAGCGCTGGCCGGACGTTTATTTGCTGACAAGAACTATTGGCTGCCAATTCCAAGATCTGAGATATTGGCGTCTAATGGTCAGTTGACGCAGAATACGGGGTACTAA
- a CDS encoding TonB-dependent receptor produces the protein MKKVLHRHVRQLPLFLRLSLLLVFMFPVFIAQAQEGKISGKVVSGGQPVPGVTVKVKGTNQGAVTDINGHYTVTAKQGDTLVFNHMSYAAQSIAVAGPSVNATLSENSQTVGEVVVVGYGTQKKETLTGSISVVKGADIVRSPQPNVSNSLAGRFSGVIANNRAGEPGYDNSNIYIRGLGTTGNNDVLVVVDGVPGQIGGLSRLDPNDIESISVLKDASAAVYGSRAANGVILVTTKRGKTGKPVINYTFNQGFSSPTRLPKMADAPTFAAIQNEIAYYTDPAGGMNQYYTDEEIQKYRDGSDPLNYPNTDWQKVVLKKSATQQQHNLAVSGGTTDVRYYASLGTISQDGLYKNGATKYNQYNFRSNIDADVTKRLKVSLYLSGREEDRNYPVTSAGDIFRAIYRAYPTIAPYYPNGLPTYGIEGSNPALIGTSIGGTSRNPTQVFNGILKGAYQIPGVEGLSLDGFYSIDKSWSFIKTFSKPYSVYNYNSTTGAYDKTIVGGSNGLATLSEGQLNRTMMVSNIKLNYAHQFGKHNIAAFVAYEQSKTSQDSLGAYRMNFPSSTTPELSQGGPASEDKNNSGNSYNFTRKSYFGKLAYNYQEKYLVEAQARVDGSSAFPSGHQYGFFPSISAGYRISQEPWFKGVKFINDLKLRGSYGSLGNDNISLFQYFDNYSFNSQYVIGDAVHAGIDLTKLANQNITWEVAKKLDVGLNAIFLDHFNVEFIYFQQKRSDILTQRNASIPGTSGIVNPYGSDPLVPAENIGKVNSNGIEATLGYNNVTKGGFRYGINTNITYAKSKIIYIDEASGTLDYQRQTGHPMNTSLLYNAIGIFRTQEDLDKYPHLANAQLGDLIYQDYNNDGEITADDQTRTKYGNIPEITYGILLNGAYKGFDASVVFAGQTHVSQYVLPESGTIGNFYSSWADNRWSPTHTDGTYPRVDTRASSSVNGGLYANNFWLNNASFLRLKNVELGYTINATLLNRAKISSLRVYASAYNLFTITKVKDYDPEGNSSSGQFYPQQRIVNLGLNVKF, from the coding sequence ATGAAAAAAGTCTTGCACAGGCACGTGCGGCAGTTGCCCTTGTTTCTGCGACTGTCATTGCTTTTAGTATTCATGTTCCCTGTATTTATTGCACAGGCCCAGGAGGGCAAAATTTCCGGTAAAGTGGTGTCCGGGGGACAACCAGTTCCGGGTGTAACAGTGAAAGTTAAAGGGACTAACCAGGGAGCTGTGACCGACATCAATGGTCACTATACCGTCACTGCAAAACAGGGAGATACCCTTGTATTCAATCACATGTCTTACGCTGCTCAGTCTATCGCCGTTGCAGGGCCTTCCGTGAATGCAACGCTGAGTGAAAACTCGCAGACTGTGGGCGAAGTGGTAGTAGTAGGTTATGGTACCCAGAAAAAGGAGACCCTGACCGGATCTATCTCCGTCGTAAAAGGTGCGGACATTGTAAGAAGTCCGCAACCGAACGTATCCAACTCACTCGCAGGTCGTTTCTCTGGTGTGATCGCCAACAACCGTGCTGGTGAACCGGGTTATGACAACTCCAACATTTACATCAGAGGTCTGGGTACCACCGGTAACAACGATGTACTTGTAGTGGTAGATGGTGTACCAGGTCAGATTGGTGGATTATCAAGACTGGACCCTAACGATATTGAAAGCATCAGCGTACTGAAAGACGCTTCTGCTGCAGTATATGGTAGCCGTGCAGCGAATGGTGTGATCCTCGTAACCACCAAGAGAGGTAAAACCGGTAAGCCGGTGATCAATTACACCTTTAACCAGGGTTTTTCTTCCCCTACCCGTTTGCCAAAAATGGCGGATGCACCCACCTTTGCTGCGATCCAGAATGAGATTGCGTATTACACCGATCCGGCAGGTGGCATGAACCAGTATTATACGGACGAAGAGATCCAGAAATACAGAGATGGTTCTGATCCGCTGAACTACCCTAATACTGACTGGCAGAAAGTGGTGCTGAAAAAATCAGCGACACAGCAGCAGCATAACCTGGCAGTAAGCGGTGGTACGACTGATGTAAGATATTATGCATCTCTCGGTACGATCAGCCAGGATGGTTTATATAAAAATGGTGCGACAAAGTACAATCAGTATAACTTCCGTTCCAACATCGATGCGGATGTAACTAAAAGACTGAAAGTAAGTCTGTACCTCAGCGGCAGAGAGGAAGATCGTAACTACCCTGTAACCAGTGCCGGCGACATCTTCCGCGCTATTTACAGGGCTTATCCTACCATCGCACCTTACTACCCTAATGGATTACCTACTTATGGTATAGAAGGGAGTAACCCTGCACTGATAGGCACCAGCATAGGTGGAACCAGCCGCAACCCTACACAGGTATTTAATGGTATACTGAAAGGTGCATACCAGATTCCAGGAGTAGAAGGGTTGTCACTGGATGGATTTTATTCTATCGACAAATCCTGGAGCTTTATCAAGACGTTCAGCAAACCTTATTCCGTATACAACTACAATTCAACGACCGGTGCTTACGATAAGACAATCGTAGGTGGTTCAAACGGGTTAGCAACTTTGTCAGAAGGACAATTAAACAGAACCATGATGGTGTCCAACATCAAACTGAACTATGCACATCAGTTTGGAAAACACAACATCGCAGCGTTTGTCGCTTATGAGCAAAGTAAAACATCTCAGGATTCACTGGGTGCTTACCGCATGAACTTCCCATCTTCCACTACACCGGAACTGTCACAGGGTGGTCCTGCCAGTGAAGACAAAAATAACTCTGGTAACAGCTATAACTTTACCCGTAAGAGTTATTTCGGTAAACTGGCGTACAACTACCAGGAGAAATACCTGGTAGAAGCGCAGGCACGTGTGGATGGATCCTCCGCATTCCCAAGCGGGCATCAGTATGGTTTCTTCCCATCTATCTCTGCTGGTTACCGCATTTCACAGGAGCCATGGTTTAAGGGTGTGAAGTTCATCAATGACCTGAAACTCCGTGGATCTTATGGTTCATTGGGTAATGATAATATCTCCCTGTTCCAGTACTTTGACAACTACTCATTCAACAGTCAGTATGTAATCGGTGATGCGGTACATGCGGGTATTGACCTCACTAAACTGGCTAACCAGAATATCACCTGGGAAGTAGCGAAGAAACTGGACGTAGGTCTGAATGCAATATTCCTGGATCATTTCAACGTGGAGTTTATTTACTTCCAGCAGAAACGTTCTGATATCCTCACCCAGCGCAATGCTTCTATTCCTGGTACTTCAGGCATCGTAAACCCTTATGGTTCCGATCCGCTGGTGCCTGCAGAGAACATTGGTAAGGTAAACAGTAATGGTATTGAAGCTACACTGGGATACAACAATGTGACTAAAGGTGGCTTCCGTTATGGTATCAATACCAACATCACATATGCAAAGAGCAAGATCATCTACATCGACGAAGCGTCTGGTACACTCGATTACCAGCGTCAAACCGGTCATCCGATGAACACCTCTTTATTGTATAATGCGATTGGTATATTCAGAACACAGGAAGATCTGGATAAATATCCACACCTGGCCAATGCACAACTGGGTGATCTGATCTACCAGGATTACAACAACGATGGTGAGATCACAGCTGATGACCAGACAAGAACAAAGTATGGCAACATTCCTGAAATCACATATGGTATTCTGTTGAATGGAGCATACAAAGGTTTCGATGCATCAGTTGTATTTGCAGGGCAGACACATGTAAGTCAGTATGTACTGCCTGAATCAGGTACAATCGGAAACTTCTACAGCAGCTGGGCAGATAACCGTTGGAGCCCAACCCATACAGATGGAACTTATCCAAGAGTAGATACCCGTGCATCATCTTCCGTAAATGGTGGTTTGTATGCGAACAATTTCTGGCTGAACAATGCATCCTTTCTCCGTTTGAAGAACGTAGAGTTGGGGTATACGATCAATGCAACGTTGCTGAACAGGGCAAAGATCAGTTCACTCCGTGTGTATGCCAGCGCTTACAACCTGTTCACGATTACAAAAGTGAAAGATTACGATCCGGAAGGAAACAGCAGCAGCGGACAGTTCTATCCGCAACAGCGTATTGTGAACCTGGGGCTGAATGTTAAGTTTTAA
- a CDS encoding two-component regulator propeller domain-containing protein — translation MKLFRMLLPFCCCFLYITLYANDEPIKNLGIENGLSNNAVMNVYQDYKGFMWICTYDGLNRFDGYKFRIFRNKIGDSTSLNDNGNFTIEGDYLHRIWLGGRKGISVFNPVNEQFTTARFTPYKSPTPRPEIGVIHIIRAGDSGKTVLAGTERDGLLLFHENVYAGIQVPIIQNTTTLTNYEVTGIDFDHNIAFVFVQDIGLCKYNPQTRSLQIINQSIRQANCLRSDQQGGLWLGTDNGLFRYNLTNNSFSENYIQTHNKVVGLCIDKTGRIWVASDGAGVFIVSSRENINKCQLNSNAVYAVYEDREGRMWIGTLRGGISIVAPRRNPFELHRFNGENTVCNFILSFCEGVNSDIWIGTDGGGLKHWDRPHNQFTAFTADATKPNAISSNFITCILRDAQDDIWVSTWFGGINRYKKGSNAFEHFHCNNPTTNTTENNVWVVYEDAQKQIWASTTNNGTLYTFNRTTNQFELFDNTLINIQCLAEDAQGHLWGGNYQDLISIDRAHKQHKVFHIGYTVRSIHEDKHGNFWVGTDGGGLLQFNKQTGRFIRYTETDGLPSNAILRIIEDNSGDLWLSTFNGLARFNPQTKICRSFSQSDGLQSNQFSYNAALKLSTGECMFGGIKGFNVFFPDSIYDQTTLPPVFLTGIRISNTPVEQEGKYISKSALENVEELKIPYDKAAISLDFVALEYTSPDKINYAYRLEGWDKQWNYVGEARTANYTRLQEGTYIFKIKATSAEGLWGPEISTIRIIVLPPWYRSWWAYLLYTVAIGGLLYVFMRYRSRQERLDYEIRLAHLENEKEKELNEKKLSFFTHISHEFRTPLSLIINPLKAYTQDPELSIVYRNARRLLSLVDQLLLFRKADSGGDTLKINRLDMVELCKEAFLCFSQQARLKNIDYQFEGGQCPIEMYVDDEKMEVALFNLLSNAFKFTPDGGKVVFKIRELFTEVEISIQDSGCGIPITTGNRIFDKFSRVGGRQTGFGIGLYLVKHFIESHHGSITYHSRQQEGTTFVIRLRKGLGHLTGYDFATNERSAILQELMEETTVPVKKEEKLLPEEMVTEKRSLLCIDDNADIRAYLRQLFSDHYIIYEAENGDDGFAMVQEQLPDLVISDVQMPGMDGLELCTKIKNTEALSHIPVILLTSAHDLKIKGIEEGADDYITKPFDKDLLLAKVQTLLKNRNLLRQYFLDSITLQKSTVKVPAAYRDFLNNCISIIESNLGNEDFSIKTFTQAIGMSHSSLYKKVKSISGQTINAFIRSIRLRKAAMLMIKEDYTINQAAFEVGIGDVKYFREQFVKLFGMNPSEYVKKYRHSFNQDLTIVKEG, via the coding sequence ATGAAATTGTTCCGGATGCTACTGCCGTTCTGTTGCTGCTTTTTATACATTACGCTGTATGCCAACGACGAACCTATAAAAAACCTCGGTATTGAAAACGGCTTATCCAATAACGCCGTCATGAACGTATATCAGGACTACAAAGGCTTTATGTGGATCTGTACCTACGATGGTCTCAACCGCTTCGACGGCTACAAATTCCGCATCTTCCGCAATAAAATCGGCGACTCCACTTCCCTCAATGACAATGGGAATTTCACGATCGAAGGCGACTACCTCCACCGTATCTGGCTCGGAGGCCGCAAAGGTATTAGTGTATTCAACCCCGTCAATGAGCAATTTACCACCGCCCGTTTTACCCCTTATAAAAGCCCCACTCCCCGCCCTGAAATCGGCGTTATCCACATTATCCGCGCCGGCGATAGTGGAAAAACCGTCTTAGCAGGTACGGAACGTGACGGCCTCTTATTATTTCATGAAAATGTATACGCCGGTATCCAGGTACCCATCATTCAAAATACCACTACCCTCACCAATTACGAAGTGACCGGTATCGACTTTGACCACAATATTGCTTTTGTATTTGTACAAGACATTGGCCTTTGCAAATACAATCCACAAACACGATCCCTGCAAATCATCAATCAGAGCATCCGCCAGGCAAACTGTCTTCGTAGCGATCAGCAAGGTGGCCTATGGTTAGGTACTGATAATGGCTTGTTCCGATACAACCTTACTAATAATTCCTTCTCCGAAAATTACATCCAGACCCACAACAAAGTCGTAGGCCTCTGCATAGACAAAACCGGCAGGATCTGGGTAGCCTCTGACGGGGCAGGTGTCTTCATCGTCTCTTCCCGTGAAAATATCAATAAGTGTCAATTGAACAGTAATGCGGTATATGCTGTATATGAAGACAGAGAAGGTCGTATGTGGATCGGCACTTTAAGAGGTGGAATCAGCATTGTCGCCCCTCGGCGTAATCCATTCGAACTCCATCGTTTCAATGGGGAAAACACGGTGTGCAACTTTATCCTTTCCTTCTGCGAAGGAGTGAATAGCGATATCTGGATCGGCACTGATGGCGGAGGTCTCAAGCACTGGGACAGACCCCATAATCAATTCACTGCTTTCACTGCCGACGCTACCAAACCCAACGCTATCAGTAGCAACTTTATCACCTGCATTCTTCGTGATGCGCAGGATGATATCTGGGTGTCCACCTGGTTCGGCGGCATCAACAGGTATAAAAAAGGCAGTAACGCCTTCGAGCATTTTCATTGCAACAACCCCACTACCAATACTACTGAAAACAATGTATGGGTTGTATACGAAGATGCACAGAAACAGATATGGGCCAGTACCACCAATAATGGTACCCTCTATACTTTCAACAGAACGACCAACCAGTTCGAACTCTTTGACAATACCCTTATCAACATCCAATGCCTGGCCGAAGATGCCCAGGGACATCTGTGGGGTGGTAACTACCAGGACCTGATCTCCATAGACAGGGCACACAAACAACACAAGGTTTTCCACATTGGTTACACCGTACGCAGTATTCACGAGGATAAACATGGCAACTTCTGGGTAGGCACCGATGGTGGTGGCTTATTACAATTCAATAAACAAACAGGCCGTTTTATTCGCTATACAGAAACAGATGGTTTACCCAGCAACGCTATCCTGCGAATCATCGAAGATAACAGCGGCGATCTATGGCTCAGTACTTTCAATGGTCTGGCCAGATTTAACCCGCAGACAAAAATCTGTCGTAGTTTCTCACAATCTGATGGTCTGCAAAGTAACCAGTTCAGCTACAATGCGGCACTGAAACTCAGCACCGGTGAGTGTATGTTCGGGGGTATCAAAGGCTTCAATGTCTTTTTCCCGGATAGTATTTACGACCAGACTACTTTGCCGCCGGTATTCCTCACTGGTATCAGAATTAGCAATACCCCTGTTGAACAGGAAGGCAAATATATTTCCAAAAGCGCGCTTGAAAATGTAGAGGAATTAAAGATCCCTTACGACAAAGCAGCTATTTCCCTGGACTTCGTCGCCCTGGAATATACTTCTCCGGACAAGATCAATTATGCCTACCGACTGGAAGGCTGGGATAAACAATGGAACTATGTCGGTGAAGCACGCACCGCAAATTATACCCGTCTGCAGGAAGGCACGTATATTTTTAAAATCAAAGCCACCAGTGCCGAAGGTCTTTGGGGGCCAGAGATCAGCACGATCCGCATTATTGTATTGCCACCCTGGTACAGAAGCTGGTGGGCATACTTATTATATACTGTGGCAATAGGAGGTCTGTTATATGTTTTTATGCGTTATCGCTCCAGACAGGAACGCCTTGATTACGAAATTCGGCTTGCGCACCTGGAAAATGAGAAAGAAAAAGAGCTGAATGAGAAGAAGTTATCTTTCTTTACTCATATTTCACATGAATTTAGGACACCTTTGAGCTTGATTATCAATCCTCTTAAAGCATATACCCAGGACCCGGAACTCAGTATTGTCTATAGAAATGCACGCAGACTACTCAGTTTAGTGGATCAGTTACTCCTGTTCAGAAAAGCTGATTCAGGTGGAGATACATTGAAAATCAATAGACTGGATATGGTGGAGCTATGCAAAGAAGCTTTTTTGTGTTTCTCTCAGCAGGCAAGACTCAAAAATATCGACTACCAGTTCGAAGGCGGACAATGTCCGATCGAAATGTATGTAGATGATGAGAAGATGGAGGTGGCCTTATTCAATTTATTGTCCAATGCTTTCAAATTTACCCCTGATGGTGGAAAGGTGGTCTTTAAAATTCGTGAGTTATTCACAGAAGTGGAAATTTCCATACAGGATTCCGGTTGTGGTATTCCTATTACTACCGGTAACCGCATTTTTGATAAATTCAGCAGGGTAGGTGGGCGTCAGACAGGTTTCGGGATCGGCCTTTATCTCGTGAAGCATTTTATTGAAAGTCATCATGGTAGTATTACTTACCATAGCCGCCAGCAGGAAGGCACTACTTTCGTCATTCGTTTGCGCAAGGGTCTCGGTCATCTCACCGGGTATGACTTTGCCACCAATGAGCGCTCCGCCATTTTGCAGGAACTGATGGAAGAAACGACTGTACCTGTGAAAAAAGAAGAAAAACTCCTGCCTGAAGAAATGGTCACAGAGAAAAGATCCCTACTTTGCATTGATGACAATGCTGACATCCGGGCGTACCTCCGGCAGTTATTTTCTGACCATTATATAATATATGAAGCAGAAAACGGGGATGACGGATTTGCCATGGTGCAGGAGCAACTCCCGGATCTTGTGATCAGTGATGTACAAATGCCGGGTATGGATGGATTGGAACTCTGTACCAAAATCAAAAATACAGAAGCCCTGAGCCACATCCCCGTGATCCTCCTGACCTCTGCCCATGACCTGAAAATCAAAGGGATAGAAGAAGGGGCGGACGATTACATCACCAAACCATTTGATAAAGACCTGTTGCTGGCCAAGGTGCAGACCCTTCTGAAAAACAGGAACCTGCTTCGCCAATACTTCCTGGACAGCATCACCTTACAAAAAAGTACAGTCAAAGTTCCCGCTGCCTACCGGGACTTCCTCAATAATTGTATCAGTATTATAGAATCCAACCTGGGAAATGAAGATTTCTCTATCAAAACCTTCACGCAGGCTATCGGTATGAGTCATTCCAGCTTATACAAAAAGGTAAAATCCATTTCCGGGCAGACGATCAATGCCTTTATCCGTTCTATTCGACTTCGCAAAGCGGCGATGCTGATGATAAAGGAAGATTATACCATCAATCAGGCAGCTTTTGAGGTAGGCATTGGCGATGTGAAGTACTTCAGAGAGCAATTTGTAAAGCTCTTTGGCATGAACCCATCCGAATATGTAAAGAAGTATCGCCACTCTTTTAACCAGGACCTTACTATCGTAAAAGAGGGGTAA
- a CDS encoding VOC family protein, whose amino-acid sequence MISCNLIVIRTNKLHEQAQFYTALGFEFEYHQHGNGPMHYASKGTTPTLEIYPLLKSQTIPDASTRLGFSVENPDIIVQSILSLGGNLVTPGADTPWGYTAVIADLDGRKIELVKSTSSAFK is encoded by the coding sequence ATGATCTCCTGCAACCTCATCGTCATTCGTACCAACAAACTACACGAACAGGCTCAGTTTTACACCGCCCTCGGATTTGAATTCGAATACCACCAACATGGAAACGGCCCTATGCACTACGCCAGCAAAGGCACCACTCCCACTTTAGAAATCTACCCGCTCTTAAAATCTCAAACTATTCCGGACGCAAGCACCCGCCTCGGCTTCTCAGTTGAGAACCCCGATATCATAGTGCAATCCATATTATCATTAGGAGGAAATTTGGTGACGCCAGGAGCAGACACCCCCTGGGGCTATACCGCCGTCATTGCAGATCTCGACGGCAGAAAAATAGAATTAGTTAAGTCTACCTCTTCTGCTTTTAAGTAG
- a CDS encoding helix-turn-helix transcriptional regulator, translated as MAPEQVKILIVFGNNLRQLRKDKQLTLLDLEVSSGVNQGDISRIENGKKNLSFTTLFKLAKGLDMHPSQLLHPINA; from the coding sequence ATGGCTCCAGAACAGGTAAAAATATTAATCGTATTCGGCAACAACCTCCGGCAACTCCGGAAGGATAAGCAGCTTACGTTACTTGACCTGGAAGTGAGCAGTGGCGTGAATCAGGGAGATATTTCAAGAATCGAAAACGGAAAGAAAAATCTAAGCTTTACAACATTGTTTAAATTGGCGAAAGGATTGGATATGCATCCGTCACAGTTGTTACATCCTATCAATGCCTGA
- a CDS encoding MFS transporter — translation MRIVRSFLSNSSIFRSLKHKNFRLHFTGQSVSLIGTWMQRVAISWLVYRITGSTFLLGLVTFLSLIPSLVLAPYAGSFIDRHDKYKIVFITQIGLMVQAGILALIVWLSYYNIMMIATLSLAQGIINTFDTTARQSLMVDLVDDKEDLPNAIALNSSAFNAARLVGPAFAGFILSAFGEDICFLINFLSFFFVIGCLLQMKLKIKQQEKSEENIWADLKKGYDYLRESPDLSSLILMLAASSLLVIPYTTLLPAIAKDVFHGNATTFSWFESAAGLGALFGAVYMAMLRPGKDLNQLTIISSILFAVAVVCLGFSSQIWLALIATGFTGAGLMVQNSAINTYLQTHASSEMRARTLSYYIMAYQGVLPIGSLIMGSLAERLGVSAVVFAEGVAGILIVIGFILHQRKLHDGEWMRSMNPLRFRH, via the coding sequence ATGAGGATAGTAAGGTCATTTTTAAGCAATTCATCTATATTTCGTTCACTAAAACACAAGAACTTCAGATTACACTTCACAGGTCAATCCGTTTCCCTCATCGGTACCTGGATGCAAAGGGTTGCCATCAGCTGGTTAGTATACCGGATCACGGGCTCTACCTTTTTACTTGGATTGGTTACCTTCTTAAGTTTAATTCCTTCTCTCGTGCTTGCTCCTTATGCAGGGAGCTTTATAGACAGGCATGATAAATACAAAATTGTGTTCATTACCCAGATCGGACTGATGGTACAGGCAGGGATTCTGGCGCTGATTGTCTGGTTGAGCTATTATAATATTATGATGATTGCGACCCTGAGTCTGGCGCAGGGGATAATAAATACATTCGATACCACGGCACGTCAGTCACTGATGGTAGACCTGGTAGATGATAAGGAGGATTTGCCCAATGCCATTGCATTGAACTCTTCTGCATTTAATGCAGCGAGGTTAGTAGGACCAGCATTTGCCGGTTTTATTCTGAGTGCTTTTGGTGAGGACATTTGTTTCCTGATTAACTTTTTGAGTTTCTTCTTTGTAATTGGTTGTTTGTTGCAGATGAAACTGAAAATTAAACAGCAGGAGAAATCAGAAGAAAATATCTGGGCTGATTTGAAGAAGGGATATGATTATTTGCGTGAATCGCCTGATTTGTCTTCATTGATATTGATGCTGGCAGCATCCAGTCTGCTGGTGATTCCATATACTACATTATTACCTGCGATTGCAAAAGATGTATTTCATGGTAATGCCACAACATTTAGCTGGTTTGAAAGTGCAGCGGGTTTAGGTGCATTGTTTGGAGCTGTGTATATGGCGATGTTAAGACCGGGTAAGGATCTGAATCAGTTGACTATTATTTCCAGTATTTTATTTGCAGTTGCTGTCGTGTGTTTAGGATTCTCTTCTCAGATCTGGCTGGCATTGATTGCGACAGGTTTTACAGGTGCGGGTTTGATGGTACAGAACTCAGCGATCAATACATATTTGCAGACACATGCATCTTCAGAAATGAGAGCAAGGACATTGAGTTATTACATCATGGCGTATCAGGGTGTATTGCCGATTGGTAGTTTGATAATGGGGAGTTTGGCGGAAAGATTAGGCGTGAGTGCAGTGGTATTTGCAGAGGGTGTAGCAGGGATATTGATTGTGATTGGATTTATATTGCATCAGCGGAAACTGCATGATGGAGAGTGGATGAGGTCAATGAACCCATTGCGATTCAGGCATTGA